From the Candidatus Polarisedimenticolia bacterium genome, the window GGCCATCGCCTGAAAAGCGTGGATGATTCCGTACACCGTTCCGAACAGCCCGATGAACGGGGCCGTCGTGCCGATCGTGGCCAGCGAGGGGATCCCCTTCTTCAGCTCGGTGCTGACCAGGATCGACTCGCGGTCCATGCTGCGCCGGACGGCGTCGAGCATCAGCCCGCCCTCGATTCCGTCGTCGGACTCGGACTGCATCTCCTGCAGCCCCGCCGCGATCACCCGGGCGAGATGGCTCTTGCGGTACTTCTTGGCCAGCTCGACGGCCTCGCGCAGCTTGTTGCTCTTCAGGCATTGCGTCGCCAGCGGCAGGAAGTCGATCGACTGCTTGCGCGCGGCGCGGTAGAGCAGGACGCGATCGAAGGTCACTTTGATGGTCCAGACGGACATGAGGGCGAGGATGAGAGCCACCCCCTTCGCCTCCCATCCCATGTGGTTCCAGATTTCTACGAGTCCAAATTCCATGTTGGGTTGCCTCCTAAATCCCTCGGGGATTCCGCTACTGGCTCAGGTAGAAGTCCACGATGATCGTGAAATACACGTCCACGGGCTTGCCGTTCTGCAGGCCCGGCTTGTAGCGCCACTGCTTGACCGCCTCCATGGCCGCTTCGTCGAATCCCAGCTTGGCGCCGGGGGTCTTGAGCACCGTCACGTCGCCCACCGTGCCGTCCTTGTGGACCACGGCCTGCAGGATGACCTGCCCCTGGACCTTGGCGCGCCGGGCCAGCTCGGGATAGCGCGGCAGTACCTTGCTCGAGGAGATTAGCTCGGGGTTGGTGACGCCGCCGAATCCGGCGTAGAGAGGCTGATCCAGCATGCCGCCCGGGACCCCGCCCGGAACGCCGCCGAGAACGCCCCCGATCACGCCGCCGATCACGCCGCCGACGACACCGCCGACGACGCCGCCCTCGACACCCCCTTCAACGCCTCCTTCCACTCCTTCTTCCTCTTCGTCCTCACCGGGCGTCTCGACCGGCTTCGGGACTTCCTTGGGGACCTCCTTCGGCTGCACGATTTCCTGCGGGATGATCGGCTTGACCTCCTCCACCTTGGGAGTTTGTTCTTTCGGCTTGGATCCTCCCTTGGGAGGAGGTGGAGGTGGAGGCGGGGGCGGAGGAGGCGGCGGAGCGGCCAGGAAAGTCACGACGATGGGGGGCTCGGGAATCGATCCGACCGAGAGGAACGAAGCGAAGATGATCCCACCCAGCGCCACTGCGTGCAGGGCGATGGAGACCGGCATGAAGAGCCACCCCCTGCCGCCGCGGCGCTCTTTGGTCGAGGTGACCATCTGGTCGAACAACGGATGCTCCTCCGGGGCGGCCGGGATGACCGGCGCCGCCTAGGTCCCCTTCTTCATCTGCTCGTTGCGCAGCTGGATCGCCTTCTTCTGGTTGAGGTCCGCTTCCTGGATGTCCTTCATCGACTGCTCAGGGTCGGTTTCCGTGAGCGCCTTCTGGCGATACAGCAGGTTGATATAGCTGTAGGCCTCGAAATAGTCATCCCGCAGCTCGACGGCCTTCTTCAGCGCCACCATCCCCTCGTCGATCAGGGAGCGCTTTTCGTCCACCGTCAGTTCCTGGTTCCGGAAGGCGCGCTCCCAGCACAGCACGCCGAGGGAGTACCAGGCCTCCGGATTCTTGGCGTCGGATTCGGCGCGCGCGTGGAACCACTTGCGCGCCTCGTCGAAGTTGCTGGCTTTCGCGTAGATCATGCCGATCGTCTGCATGTAGCGGCTGTTCTTCGGGTCCTTTTCCAGCTTCTTCTTCTGAAACTCCACCGCCTCGTCATAGCGGGAAGTCTTCATGTAGGTATCCATGAGGAGATCTTCCGCCTTCTCATCTTCGGGGACGAACTGCAGGTAGCGCTGCAGCTTGACGATGGCGTTGGTGGAGTAGTCGACGTCTTTCTGATGCAGCGAGCCGGGCTGATACAGCGCGAGGTAGGAAAGACCGGCGTTCTTGTAGGCGTCGACCCACCAGGGATCGATGGCGACGACCTCATCGTATTTCTTGATGGCTTCTTCGTATTTTTCCGCGGAGTAGAGCTCGTTGGCCTTCTTCATCGTGATACGGGCCTTGAGCTTCTGGCAGCCGACGGCGGGCAGCAGCAGGCATGCCAGCATGACCGCCCCAATCCATCTCTTCAACGCTGTCCCTCGAGCTTCGGGTTCGCGCGCGATCCCAAGCCGGCGAGAATCGGTTTTCGCGCCGCCAAGTCCATTGCCGCTATCGGTAGAAACCCGGTGGGCTCCAACGTCTCGCCGCGAGAATCGGTCCCCCGACGGGTGGCTCATCATACCTTGAAATTGCCAGGCCGGGCACGCCACCGCCATCCTTCCGCTGCGGACAAACCGCTGACCTCGCCGCGGACGCACCGGCAAGCCAATTCAAGTCGGGACCGCGCTGCACCCGAGATTTCGAACGGAGAAATGCTTGGTTCCTTTTGAACCGGCGAACTTTATGACTTTATCCGGGAAGTTGTCAACCAAAAGTTTTCGCCCCGTCCCTGGGGGGGAAGGGACGGGGCGAAACCCCGGGGGGGGCAGAGGATCAAAGAGATCTTAACTGACGAGAAGGTCCTGGCGCCTTTGGGCGAGTGTCATGCGCAGCTTGCCGAGCGCGTCGCGCTCCAGCTGCCTCACCCGTTCCTTGCTGAGTTTCAGGATGTGTGCGATGGCGCCCAAGGTGAGCTCCACGTCGTCCACGATGCCGAACCGGCGCTCGAGAATGTACCGTTCTCGCGAGGGAAGGCTGCGGAGAGCCCCTTTCAGGACCTCCAGAGTCTCTCTTCGAATGACCGACTGCTCGTGCTTCATCGAATCAGGGTCCGAGATGAGAGCCTCGAGCCTCGTGTCTTCGTCGGGATTGATGAACTCGTCGTAAGACGTCGCGTAAGGGAGAAGCGATTTCCACATTGGGGGGCACCTCCGGCCGGTCGGAACAGCAAATTGCCTGCCATCGCGGATCATTCCCGGGAAAGGCGCGAAATCATCGTGCTGAGCAGGTGCCGCTGCTCCAGAGGCCCGAGCTAGCCGATTGATATTGCATAGACTTAGAACTGACGCTGGAACTCCCTCGTTCCCGGACAGGAAGAGGGTGCTCCATCGCACGGCGAGGAGCGGGCCCGTGCCCGTGGCTCCTGGGAGGGTCAGATTGGCGTGTTTGGAGGAGACTCGGAGCGATTTGGCGGGGTGCTCATCCTGGATTCGAGCCGGCCGGGGGCCCGCTCCGATTCCTGGCCGCGCTTTCTCAGTCTCTTGAGCCGATCGAGGAGCCGGCGGGCCCATGGACTCTCAGTGCTGAGCACGGCAAGGCCCGAAATGATCAAAAGGAAGCCCTGGAGCACCGGCAGGAACAGCCCGACCACCCCCAAGACGACCAGCGTCCAGCCCGCCACCAGCCGGAAAATCCGCCACGCCATGGAGCGTGGCTTGGAATTCCCGGAAGCAGGCGGGGTGATCTGCATGTCAGTTCCGGCGCGGGGGATCGAAACCGCGGGTCGCCTCGCTTCCCAGGTTCCCCTGGTAGACGAGGCGGGCGTCGCCTTCGAGAACGAGCCCCGTGTAAGCGCCCTGGGAGCCCTTGAAATGCACCGTCAGGCTCACCCCGGACCGCGTCCAGCAGGAAACCGGGGACTGCGTCTTCCCGAGAGCGGAAGTCACCAAGGCGGCCGCGACGCACCCGGTCCCGCAGGAGAGCGTCTCCCCTTCCACGCCGCGCTCGTAGGTGCGGATCGCGAGGGTGTGGTCGTCCACGAGCATGACGAAGTTGACATTGGCCCCTTCCGGGCCGAGATCGGCGTGATGGCGCAGCTTGCGGCCAAGATCCCGGATCGAGACCGAGTGGGGCGTGTCCCGAAAAACCACCAGATGCGGCACTCCGGTGTCGACCGTTGCCCCCTCCAGGGCCTGATCGTCGACCTGCAGCGTCAGTCCGGTCTTGAGCCGCTGGGCCAGGGGCATCGAGAAGCGCACCCGCTCTCCTTCCACCACCGCGTCATGGACCATCTTCATCGTTTCCACCCGCATGCGCGGCCCGACCAGCCCCATCAGGTAGGCCAGCCGCGCGACGCAGCGCCCGCCG encodes:
- a CDS encoding PGPGW domain-containing protein codes for the protein MQITPPASGNSKPRSMAWRIFRLVAGWTLVVLGVVGLFLPVLQGFLLIISGLAVLSTESPWARRLLDRLKRLRKRGQESERAPGRLESRMSTPPNRSESPPNTPI
- a CDS encoding sigma factor-like helix-turn-helix DNA-binding protein, whose amino-acid sequence is MWKSLLPYATSYDEFINPDEDTRLEALISDPDSMKHEQSVIRRETLEVLKGALRSLPSRERYILERRFGIVDDVELTLGAIAHILKLSKERVRQLERDALGKLRMTLAQRRQDLLVS
- a CDS encoding TonB family protein, whose translation is MPVSIALHAVALGGIIFASFLSVGSIPEPPIVVTFLAAPPPPPPPPPPPPPPKGGSKPKEQTPKVEEVKPIIPQEIVQPKEVPKEVPKPVETPGEDEEEEGVEGGVEGGVEGGVVGGVVGGVIGGVIGGVLGGVPGGVPGGMLDQPLYAGFGGVTNPELISSSKVLPRYPELARRAKVQGQVILQAVVHKDGTVGDVTVLKTPGAKLGFDEAAMEAVKQWRYKPGLQNGKPVDVYFTIIVDFYLSQ
- a CDS encoding tetratricopeptide repeat protein → MKRWIGAVMLACLLLPAVGCQKLKARITMKKANELYSAEKYEEAIKKYDEVVAIDPWWVDAYKNAGLSYLALYQPGSLHQKDVDYSTNAIVKLQRYLQFVPEDEKAEDLLMDTYMKTSRYDEAVEFQKKKLEKDPKNSRYMQTIGMIYAKASNFDEARKWFHARAESDAKNPEAWYSLGVLCWERAFRNQELTVDEKRSLIDEGMVALKKAVELRDDYFEAYSYINLLYRQKALTETDPEQSMKDIQEADLNQKKAIQLRNEQMKKGT
- a CDS encoding MotA/TolQ/ExbB proton channel family protein yields the protein MEFGLVEIWNHMGWEAKGVALILALMSVWTIKVTFDRVLLYRAARKQSIDFLPLATQCLKSNKLREAVELAKKYRKSHLARVIAAGLQEMQSESDDGIEGGLMLDAVRRSMDRESILVSTELKKGIPSLATIGTTAPFIGLFGTVYGIIHAFQAMASSGSGGLASVSAGISEALITTAFGLFVAIPAVWIFNVFTGRVDYFVLEMNNSSSEMVDFFIKKQNVPVRGQGVGAHASR
- the dapF gene encoding diaminopimelate epimerase, whose translation is MEFFKMSGGGNDFIVIDNRNGVVRPESVSELVQRITVRALSVGADGVILLETSRIADFRAIFYNPDGHTTFCGNGGRCVARLAYLMGLVGPRMRVETMKMVHDAVVEGERVRFSMPLAQRLKTGLTLQVDDQALEGATVDTGVPHLVVFRDTPHSVSIRDLGRKLRHHADLGPEGANVNFVMLVDDHTLAIRTYERGVEGETLSCGTGCVAAALVTSALGKTQSPVSCWTRSGVSLTVHFKGSQGAYTGLVLEGDARLVYQGNLGSEATRGFDPPRRN